In Zunongwangia profunda SM-A87, the following proteins share a genomic window:
- a CDS encoding nucleotidyltransferase domain-containing protein — protein sequence MTESYKKEINEILEILGENLDITENQYNAAVESYEAVGDWLSKEGSFLFPYSPRIIPQGSFMLGTIIKPICEDDDIDIDLVCKLNGKPAHWTQKHLKEAVGDRLKEHSVYKNMLESQDGGQRCWTLEYSDQANYHMDILPSIADKNFTVLLNEAFNNHQQLDTNKLAIRITDKENIFYSIMTETEWWLKSNPFGYAKWFFQRAIYSSKRMFALSESVDPVRPFQKEKMPLQRVVQLLKRHRDIMFSSDEYDSENKPISIIITTLASRAYDKGENIADAYINIVSRLRSYIETKLNPKTGQQERWVSNPVNEAENFADKWALVAQKEEYFYAWLDKLEEDLSAIKYGENKGLHILNESFSAQYGNQVVKRTFAEYGEKNRILREKGNRKMAIGTGLLGSVGKPIPNHNFEGNI from the coding sequence ATGACTGAATCCTACAAAAAAGAAATTAATGAAATACTCGAAATTCTGGGTGAGAACTTGGATATTACAGAGAATCAATACAATGCAGCAGTAGAAAGCTACGAAGCGGTTGGTGATTGGCTATCTAAGGAAGGTTCCTTCCTTTTTCCTTACTCGCCAAGAATAATCCCTCAAGGATCTTTTATGCTCGGAACTATTATTAAGCCAATATGTGAAGATGACGACATTGATATCGACCTTGTGTGTAAACTAAACGGAAAGCCTGCCCATTGGACCCAAAAGCATTTAAAAGAAGCTGTTGGTGATAGGCTTAAAGAGCATTCTGTGTATAAAAATATGCTGGAAAGTCAAGATGGTGGCCAAAGGTGCTGGACACTTGAATATTCAGACCAAGCAAATTATCATATGGATATTCTTCCATCCATTGCCGATAAGAATTTTACAGTCTTACTTAACGAAGCTTTCAATAATCATCAACAATTGGATACAAACAAATTGGCCATCCGAATAACAGATAAAGAGAACATTTTCTACTCAATAATGACCGAGACTGAATGGTGGCTAAAAAGCAATCCTTTTGGGTATGCAAAATGGTTTTTTCAAAGAGCAATATACAGTTCAAAACGAATGTTTGCCCTGAGCGAATCCGTCGACCCAGTTCGTCCGTTTCAAAAGGAAAAAATGCCGTTACAGCGTGTAGTTCAACTTTTAAAAAGACACAGAGATATAATGTTTTCCTCAGATGAGTATGACAGTGAAAACAAACCTATTTCTATTATCATAACTACTCTTGCGAGTAGAGCTTATGATAAAGGTGAAAATATTGCCGATGCTTACATAAACATTGTTAGTAGATTGCGGAGTTATATTGAAACAAAACTAAATCCTAAAACAGGTCAACAAGAAAGATGGGTAAGCAACCCAGTTAATGAAGCAGAAAATTTTGCTGATAAATGGGCATTAGTTGCTCAAAAAGAAGAATACTTTTATGCCTGGCTTGATAAATTGGAAGAGGATTTATCTGCGATTAAGTATGGTGAAAATAAGGGACTACATATTTTAAATGAATCATTTTCGGCGCAGTACGGAAATCAGGTAGTAAAGAGAACTTTTGCTGAGTATGGCGAAAAAAATAGGATTCTACGTGAGAAAGGAAATAGAAAAATGGCAATAGGTACTGGTCTTTTAGGCAGTGTTGGTAAGCCAATTCCTAATCATAATTTTGAAGGGAATATTTAA
- a CDS encoding CBASS cGAMP-activated phospholipase — MKNKKFKILSIDGGGVKGVFPAMFLMLLEDELKNRSDGKFQIYQHFDLITGTSTGGIIAIALALGIPAKEIYNLYLDNAKGIFGKKKSFWFGQIRNSAHEREFLEKLVRNKFKEINDGVEPRLDDCKTDVCIPIYDLIQGNPSVLKTKYHPAFERDYHIPAYQAAMATSAAPTYFNPYTSEYVDLKGTKRIFSNKVDGGVMANNPTLVAFLEAIKAFKVEMSQLEILSLGTGHKKFTDGNSRKRWGLYYWMRKDKRQRLIDLFMQSQSQLVANYISLLYQGIDKSEKDNPNFIYDRIDVLLNEDNFIDMDESDPTKIKNFAELASIAFQHNRSSILQKHFY, encoded by the coding sequence ATGAAAAATAAAAAGTTTAAAATACTTTCCATAGATGGTGGTGGAGTAAAGGGTGTATTTCCAGCAATGTTCTTAATGCTACTTGAGGATGAACTAAAAAATCGCTCGGATGGTAAATTCCAGATTTATCAGCATTTTGATTTGATTACAGGGACTTCGACTGGTGGAATTATAGCAATTGCGTTAGCACTTGGCATTCCCGCTAAGGAAATTTATAATCTTTATTTAGATAATGCCAAAGGGATATTTGGCAAAAAGAAGTCTTTCTGGTTTGGACAAATTCGTAATTCTGCACACGAAAGAGAATTTTTAGAAAAGTTGGTGCGCAATAAATTTAAGGAAATAAATGATGGCGTAGAACCAAGGCTTGATGATTGTAAAACAGATGTTTGCATCCCCATATACGATTTGATCCAGGGCAATCCAAGTGTTCTCAAAACAAAATACCATCCCGCATTTGAGCGAGACTACCATATTCCTGCATACCAGGCTGCAATGGCAACATCTGCCGCACCCACCTATTTTAATCCTTACACATCCGAATATGTAGATTTGAAAGGGACAAAGAGAATTTTCTCAAACAAAGTAGATGGCGGTGTGATGGCAAATAATCCAACTTTGGTAGCTTTCTTAGAAGCAATTAAAGCTTTTAAAGTTGAAATGTCTCAATTGGAAATACTGTCGTTAGGTACTGGTCATAAAAAATTTACTGATGGTAATTCTCGGAAAAGATGGGGGCTTTACTACTGGATGAGAAAAGACAAACGTCAACGGCTAATAGATTTATTTATGCAAAGTCAATCACAACTCGTTGCAAATTATATCAGTCTTTTATATCAAGGAATCGATAAGTCGGAAAAGGATAATCCTAATTTTATTTACGATCGAATAGATGTTTTGCTCAACGAAGATAATTTTATTGATATGGATGAGAGTGACCCAACAAAAATTAAAAATTTTGCCGAATTAGCTTCAATTGCATTTCAGCATAATAGAAGTTCAATCTTGCAAAAACATTTTTACTAA